The sequence CGCAGTTCCTGGACAGTTTTTACATTTACTTGTACCGAGTCATATGTTAAGACGCCCGATTTCGATTACCGATGTGGACAAGGAAAACGAATCGGTGACTATTGTATTTAAAATACTGGGAGCAGGGACGAGACAGTTAGCAACCCGTCAAGTTGGGGAAGCGATAGACGCTCTAGGACCAAATGGTAATGGGTTTCCACTAGATATGAAATGTGATTCAACGGTTGTATTAGTCGGTGGGGGAATCGGCGTCCCCCCGCTCTACTATTTAGCGAGAAAATTACATGAACAAGAGGTCAACCTTTTCGCTGTATTGGGGTTTCAATCAAAAGTACACGTGTTTTATGAAGAAAAATTTCAGCAGCTTGCGCAAACAATCATTGTTACAAACGATGGATCATATGGAAAAACAGGTTTGGTAACAGATGTTTTGGACAATTTCACTAAACCTATTCATCGTTATTATACTTGCGGCCCAGTGCCTATGTTATCCGCAGTGAAACGGCGATTGGTAAACGTAGAGGGGTATATTTCTTTAGAGGAACGCATGGGATGTGGAGTAGGTGCCTGCTTTGCATGCGTTATTCCTACAGATCATCAAGGTGGTTACAAAAAGATTTGTCAAGATGGTCCGGTTTTTTCAGCGAAGGAGGTGCAGCTGCAATGAATTTAGCTGTTGAAATTCCTGGATTATCATTAAAAAATCCAATTATGCCTGCTTCTG is a genomic window of Virgibacillus proomii containing:
- a CDS encoding dihydroorotate dehydrogenase electron transfer subunit is translated as MQKQLMQITEKREIALDTVEMVLANKYISKHAVPGQFLHLLVPSHMLRRPISITDVDKENESVTIVFKILGAGTRQLATRQVGEAIDALGPNGNGFPLDMKCDSTVVLVGGGIGVPPLYYLARKLHEQEVNLFAVLGFQSKVHVFYEEKFQQLAQTIIVTNDGSYGKTGLVTDVLDNFTKPIHRYYTCGPVPMLSAVKRRLVNVEGYISLEERMGCGVGACFACVIPTDHQGGYKKICQDGPVFSAKEVQLQ